In Bradyrhizobium sp. CCBAU 051011, the following are encoded in one genomic region:
- a CDS encoding FAD-dependent oxidoreductase, producing MEVEVAPNAAPLQGDKECDVVIIGAGIAGISTAYEIATEGARVLVIDRGKIAGGITARTTAHLAPLCDDLTSAMIGLRGEEISRLFYESQAAAIDRIEEIQNKEAIDCDFRRLDGYLFQALNTDSKIIEDELDAVRKVGAPVHRLVGVPFSHCEQQHVLRYPRQGTFHPLRYLKGLAAAVEAKAGTFHADTVVESIEERDDGKVVVSTAGGKVVARAAVVATNSPIVDRFALHTKMAPYRSYAMAFSIGKGAIPDALYWDTLDPYHYVRLQPGEGQTDHLIVGGGDHKSGEADDAEVRFQALEAWTRNLIPAVQEVTHRWSGQILDTIDYAGFIGKNPGSENIYVHTGDSGQGITHGVVGAMINSALIQGRGSNWAEVYAPSRKTPAAIVNFVKENITAVKNFAEYLAPGELSAVSDLKAGHGAIIRHGLSKIAAYRDSAGKLYARSAACTHIGCHLHWNSFETCWDCPCHGSHFAFDGTPLNAPAVSPLAAHEIEDKP from the coding sequence ATGGAAGTCGAGGTCGCGCCCAACGCAGCCCCCTTGCAAGGCGATAAGGAATGCGACGTCGTCATCATTGGCGCGGGCATTGCAGGAATCTCCACCGCCTACGAAATCGCCACCGAAGGCGCGCGTGTCTTGGTGATCGATCGCGGCAAGATTGCCGGCGGCATCACGGCGCGAACCACGGCCCACCTCGCCCCGCTGTGTGACGACCTGACATCGGCGATGATCGGCCTCCGCGGCGAAGAAATCTCGCGCCTGTTCTACGAAAGCCAGGCGGCTGCGATCGATCGCATCGAAGAAATTCAGAACAAAGAGGCCATCGACTGTGATTTTCGCCGCCTCGACGGCTATCTCTTCCAGGCCCTCAATACCGACTCGAAAATCATCGAGGATGAGCTGGATGCCGTCCGCAAGGTGGGCGCGCCTGTCCATCGGCTGGTCGGCGTTCCCTTCTCCCACTGCGAGCAGCAGCACGTGTTGCGCTATCCGCGCCAGGGCACGTTTCATCCCCTCAGATATCTCAAGGGGCTTGCCGCGGCTGTCGAAGCAAAGGCCGGGACATTCCACGCCGACACGGTCGTCGAGTCCATCGAGGAGCGGGACGATGGCAAGGTCGTCGTCTCAACCGCAGGCGGCAAGGTCGTTGCCCGCGCGGCGGTCGTAGCGACGAACTCGCCGATTGTGGATCGATTTGCCCTGCACACCAAGATGGCGCCCTACCGCTCCTATGCGATGGCGTTTTCGATCGGGAAGGGCGCGATCCCGGACGCGCTGTATTGGGACACGCTGGACCCCTATCACTATGTCCGGCTGCAGCCTGGCGAAGGACAGACCGACCATCTCATCGTCGGCGGCGGCGATCACAAGAGCGGTGAAGCCGACGATGCCGAGGTGCGCTTTCAGGCGCTCGAGGCCTGGACACGCAACCTCATCCCCGCGGTCCAGGAGGTCACCCACCGGTGGTCGGGACAGATCCTCGACACCATCGATTATGCCGGCTTCATCGGCAAAAATCCCGGCAGCGAGAATATCTATGTGCACACCGGCGATTCCGGCCAGGGCATCACCCACGGCGTGGTGGGCGCCATGATCAATTCGGCATTGATCCAGGGCCGCGGCAGCAACTGGGCCGAAGTCTACGCCCCCTCGCGCAAGACCCCTGCCGCCATCGTCAACTTTGTGAAAGAGAACATAACGGCAGTGAAGAATTTTGCCGAATATCTCGCGCCGGGCGAGCTGAGCGCAGTGAGCGATCTGAAAGCCGGACACGGCGCCATTATCCGGCACGGCCTCAGCAAGATCGCCGCCTATCGCGATTCCGCCGGCAAACTCTATGCCCGCTCCGCAGCCTGCACCCATATCGGCTGCCACCTGCACTGGAATTCGTTCGAGACGTGTTGGGACTGCCCCTGCCACGGGTCTCACTTCGCATTCGATGGCACGCCGCTCAATGCCCCCGCGGTCAGCCCGCTGGCCGCGCACGAGATCGAGGATAAGCCGTAA
- a CDS encoding DUF72 domain-containing protein: protein MPRVLIGTSGWHYDSWRGPFFPRGLPLKEQLPYYAGQFPTTELNGVFYRTPTPEAVKGWRAQTGSDFVFAWKASKFITHWKRLSENSVNSLELLESRVSLLGKKAGPILFQLPPNFHANADRLASFFKLLSNKRRYTFEFRHPSWYEPKVIRLLREQNISLCISDHHDAPAPWKRTADFVYVRGHGPGGRYKDHYGEAALADWARRIRSWKKQGCDVFVYFDNDQKSAAPADARRLIELM, encoded by the coding sequence ATGCCACGCGTCCTGATCGGCACCTCAGGCTGGCACTACGATTCCTGGCGCGGACCGTTCTTTCCCAGGGGATTGCCGCTCAAGGAGCAATTGCCGTATTACGCCGGCCAATTCCCGACGACAGAACTGAACGGGGTGTTTTACCGGACGCCGACGCCGGAAGCGGTAAAGGGCTGGCGCGCGCAGACCGGAAGCGATTTCGTGTTCGCCTGGAAGGCATCGAAATTCATCACGCATTGGAAGCGGCTCTCGGAGAATTCGGTCAACAGCCTCGAACTGCTGGAAAGCCGTGTGTCCCTGCTCGGGAAGAAGGCGGGGCCGATCCTGTTTCAGCTACCTCCGAACTTCCACGCGAACGCCGACCGCCTGGCGTCCTTCTTCAAACTGCTTTCGAACAAGCGGCGCTACACCTTCGAATTCAGGCATCCGAGCTGGTACGAGCCCAAGGTCATCCGGCTGCTGCGCGAGCAAAACATCTCGCTTTGTATCTCCGACCATCATGACGCCCCGGCGCCGTGGAAGCGTACGGCCGATTTCGTCTATGTCCGCGGGCACGGGCCCGGAGGCCGCTACAAGGATCACTATGGCGAGGCCGCCCTCGCCGATTGGGCCCGCCGCATCAGGTCCTGGAAGAAACAGGGCTGCGACGTGTTCGTCTACTTCGACAATGACCAGAAGAGCGCCGCACCGGCCGATGCCCGGCGCCTGATCGAGCTAATGTGA
- a CDS encoding DUF4142 domain-containing protein, giving the protein MKYLASCLALVLLATPAMAQSIGEKTGVNSTLGITPATEDFVKQAAISDMFEIQSSQLAQERGNAAEKTFAAAMIKDHEKTTSDLKSMVSGGDLKVTLPTQLDSTHQSKIDKLKSLKGGDFSSRYQIQQVSGHKDAVSLFERYAKGGDHPKLKEWADKMLPTLRHHLQMAQEMAAGKTVGKH; this is encoded by the coding sequence ATGAAATACCTTGCCTCATGCCTTGCCCTCGTTCTCCTGGCAACGCCTGCCATGGCCCAGTCGATCGGAGAGAAGACCGGAGTTAATTCAACGCTTGGCATCACGCCGGCGACGGAAGATTTCGTGAAGCAGGCCGCCATCAGCGACATGTTCGAGATCCAGTCCAGCCAGCTCGCGCAGGAGCGGGGCAATGCTGCCGAGAAAACCTTTGCCGCTGCCATGATCAAGGATCACGAGAAGACGACCAGTGACTTGAAGTCCATGGTCTCCGGCGGGGACCTGAAGGTGACGCTCCCGACCCAGCTCGACAGCACCCACCAGAGCAAGATCGACAAGCTGAAATCGCTCAAAGGCGGCGACTTCAGCTCCCGGTACCAGATCCAACAGGTCAGTGGTCACAAGGACGCCGTGTCGCTGTTCGAGCGTTACGCCAAAGGCGGCGACCATCCGAAACTGAAGGAGTGGGCGGACAAGATGCTTCCGACGCTGCGCCACCATCTCCAAATGGCGCAGGAGATGGCGGCGGGAAAGACGGTCGGCAAGCACTAG
- a CDS encoding DUF6496 domain-containing protein → MAKKATKRRYSKGAAKKVGRAMKKRKSGTLKSGRSGKKVKSRKQAIAIGLSEARKKGAKVPKKGSKKRSKKRAKKS, encoded by the coding sequence ATGGCGAAGAAAGCAACGAAGCGCAGATATTCAAAGGGGGCGGCGAAGAAGGTCGGCCGCGCCATGAAGAAGCGTAAGTCCGGCACGCTGAAGAGCGGTCGGTCCGGCAAGAAGGTGAAGAGCAGGAAACAAGCGATCGCGATCGGCCTGTCGGAAGCACGAAAGAAGGGCGCCAAGGTACCCAAGAAAGGTTCAAAGAAACGTTCGAAGAAGCGCGCGAAGAAGTCTTAA
- a CDS encoding SDR family NAD(P)-dependent oxidoreductase, producing MTGAASGIGEATARRFSSEGARVALVDRNEMPLATVAKDLPAQLTLAHLADVSDSESVDAMVKTVLKRFGQLDVLVNNAGVYEGGDPVEISNEQWRKVMATDLDGVFFGCRAALPHLEKTKGSIVNTASVSGTGGDWAASPYNAAKGAVVNLTRSLALDLGRKGIRVNSVCPSLTRTGMTADTMEDEALLGKFRERIPLGRVCEPREVAAVIAFLASDDASFVTGANVAVDGGVSASNGQPPLA from the coding sequence GTGACCGGCGCGGCCTCCGGCATTGGCGAGGCTACCGCGCGGCGCTTCTCGTCCGAAGGCGCGCGTGTCGCTTTGGTGGATCGCAACGAAATGCCGCTGGCCACCGTCGCGAAAGACCTGCCGGCGCAACTCACCTTGGCCCATCTCGCCGACGTCTCGGATAGCGAATCCGTTGATGCCATGGTGAAGACCGTGCTGAAGCGCTTCGGGCAGCTGGATGTTCTCGTCAACAATGCCGGCGTCTACGAGGGCGGCGACCCGGTCGAAATCAGCAACGAGCAGTGGCGCAAGGTGATGGCCACCGATCTCGACGGCGTCTTCTTCGGCTGCCGCGCGGCCCTGCCCCATCTCGAGAAGACCAAGGGCTCGATCGTCAACACAGCTTCCGTATCGGGAACCGGAGGAGATTGGGCGGCGAGCCCCTATAACGCCGCCAAGGGCGCCGTTGTGAACCTGACGCGGTCGCTGGCGCTGGATCTCGGCAGAAAGGGCATTCGCGTGAATTCCGTCTGCCCCAGCCTGACCCGGACCGGCATGACGGCCGACACGATGGAGGACGAGGCACTGCTGGGGAAGTTCCGGGAACGAATCCCGCTGGGTCGGGTTTGCGAACCCCGTGAAGTCGCCGCCGTCATTGCGTTTCTTGCCAGCGACGACGCAAGTTTCGTGACGGGTGCCAACGTCGCCGTGGATGGCGGCGTTTCTGCTTCCAATGGCCAGCCGCCACTGGCGTAG
- a CDS encoding CBS domain-containing protein, with the protein MKVSDVMTSEVQLCTPDDTLKDAAQAMAALGVGLLPVTDNDRLVGMISDRDIAIRGIGMGRGPEGRVGDVMTADVKYCYDDQDLEEVSANMGDIQVRRLPVLNRNKRLVGIIALGDIALVQRGNGTGAALCAISRPGGQHAQV; encoded by the coding sequence ATGAAAGTTTCCGATGTGATGACATCCGAGGTCCAACTCTGCACCCCCGATGACACCCTGAAGGACGCCGCGCAGGCGATGGCGGCGCTCGGTGTCGGGTTGCTGCCCGTCACCGACAACGACCGTCTGGTCGGCATGATCTCCGACCGCGATATCGCAATCCGCGGTATCGGCATGGGCCGAGGCCCCGAGGGACGAGTCGGCGACGTGATGACGGCCGACGTCAAATATTGCTACGACGATCAGGACCTCGAAGAGGTGAGCGCCAACATGGGCGACATTCAGGTCCGCCGCCTGCCGGTGCTCAACCGCAACAAGCGGCTTGTCGGCATCATTGCGCTGGGCGACATCGCGCTGGTCCAGCGCGGCAACGGCACGGGCGCGGCGCTGTGCGCAATTTCACGCCCCGGCGGACAGCATGCCCAGGTCTGA
- a CDS encoding DUF1236 domain-containing protein codes for MKHSLLAGAVAGLMLGTSAFAQSPSDQQRTNAPSAQSQSPKASPSPSTRQNTEGGSSNAQPPPTNATADSPRPQAQSNQPAATPQARSDGNTANPPAQQQQAQQPSQQPSQAQSAQQPSSSSQPSQAQTNTAPPANNQSTSTQPSTGPTNATNNAPSTGSAQGSTNTAAQPSNTQTNAAQSRTNVNVSANLTESQRTRVSTSISRLNARPVTNVNFSLSVGTVVPRNVHFRPLPADVVEVMPQYRGYNFIVVREDIVIIEPSTYKIVDVLPRGGRSTAAAPAPRKSTFSDSERDVVRKHARSSRTEQRSNRVEQRTTGSATSTRIRVGDRLPDSVVIRSFPDEVYRESPRLREYRYIERDDRTYIIEPGERRIIEEIDDD; via the coding sequence ATGAAACATAGTCTTTTGGCCGGCGCCGTCGCCGGACTGATGCTGGGCACAAGCGCATTCGCGCAATCGCCGAGCGATCAACAAAGAACCAATGCTCCATCCGCGCAAAGCCAGTCGCCCAAGGCGTCGCCATCACCTTCGACCCGACAAAATACCGAAGGCGGTAGTTCGAACGCGCAGCCACCGCCGACCAATGCGACGGCCGATTCGCCACGTCCGCAGGCCCAGTCAAATCAGCCAGCCGCGACACCGCAGGCGAGATCCGATGGCAATACAGCCAACCCGCCGGCGCAGCAGCAGCAGGCTCAGCAACCTTCGCAGCAACCGTCACAGGCGCAATCGGCTCAACAGCCGAGCTCGTCCTCGCAACCTTCGCAGGCGCAGACCAATACGGCCCCACCGGCCAATAACCAGTCGACAAGCACGCAGCCATCGACCGGTCCGACGAATGCGACCAACAATGCACCGAGCACCGGGTCTGCCCAGGGTTCGACCAATACAGCGGCTCAGCCTTCGAACACGCAGACCAACGCCGCGCAGTCGCGGACGAACGTCAACGTCTCGGCCAATCTGACGGAGAGTCAGCGCACCCGCGTCAGCACATCCATCAGCCGGCTGAACGCCAGGCCGGTAACCAACGTCAACTTCTCATTGTCGGTGGGCACGGTCGTGCCCCGCAATGTGCATTTCCGGCCGCTGCCGGCTGACGTGGTCGAGGTGATGCCGCAATATCGCGGCTACAACTTCATCGTGGTTCGCGAGGACATCGTGATCATCGAACCCTCGACCTACAAGATCGTCGACGTGCTGCCGCGCGGCGGCCGATCGACCGCGGCTGCGCCGGCACCGCGCAAGTCGACTTTCTCGGACAGCGAACGGGACGTCGTTCGCAAGCATGCGCGCTCGTCGAGGACGGAGCAGCGTTCGAACAGGGTCGAGCAGCGCACCACGGGCAGCGCGACTTCCACGCGCATTCGCGTTGGCGATCGCCTGCCGGACTCGGTCGTGATCCGGTCATTCCCTGATGAGGTATATCGGGAATCTCCGCGGCTGCGGGAGTATCGCTATATCGAGCGGGACGATCGGACCTACATCATCGAGCCCGGCGAACGCCGGATCATCGAGGAAATCGACGACGACTGA